A single window of Cupriavidus taiwanensis DNA harbors:
- a CDS encoding copper-binding protein, with product MKYVKTLAIMAALAATPAAFAAGSMDGMDMKGMDMKPSAETKQAPHPVAAEVKKIDAKAGKVTLKHGPIENLGMSAMTMAFPVKDRASLKDFKEGDAVTAVFDTVDGKPTVVDMQRK from the coding sequence ATGAAATACGTCAAAACTCTTGCCATCATGGCTGCTCTCGCTGCCACACCGGCTGCGTTCGCGGCAGGGTCGATGGACGGCATGGATATGAAGGGCATGGACATGAAGCCGTCAGCCGAAACGAAGCAGGCCCCCCACCCGGTTGCGGCAGAGGTAAAGAAGATCGATGCGAAGGCAGGGAAAGTTACCCTCAAGCACGGCCCGATCGAAAATCTCGGCATGTCCGCCATGACCATGGCGTTCCCGGTCAAGGATCGCGCTTCGTTGAAGGACTTCAAGGAAGGTGATGCGGTTACCGCCGTATTCGACACGGTCGACGGCAAGCCGACAGTCGTGGACATGCAGCGCAAGTAA
- a CDS encoding efflux RND transporter permease subunit encodes MIARLILASIRNRFLVLLVTVMLTAWGLWAVRSTPLDALPDLSDVQVIIRTPFPGQAPQIVENQVTYPLTTTMLSVPGAKTVRGYSFFGDSFVYVLFEDGTDLYWARSRVLEYLNQVQSRLPGAAKPALGPDATGVGWIYEYTLVDKTGQHDLSQLRALQDWFLRFELKSLPNVAEVASLGGMVKQFQVVLMPDRLRAYNLSQGKVLTALKGANQETGGSVLELGEAEYMVRASGYLKTLDDFRQIPLVTSDAGIPVRLGDVATVQLGPEMRRGIAELDGQGEVAGGVIVMRSGKNALETIEAVKAKLATLQKSLPAGVQIVTTYDRSALINRAVENLTHKLIEEFIVVAVVCLVFLFHLRSALVAIVSLPLGVLAAFLVMRYQGVNANIMSLGGIAIAIGAMVDAAVVMIENAHKHLEHWHADKPGLDLTGHERWSVIGESAAEVGPALFFSLLIITLSFIPVFTLEAQEGRLFSPLAFTKTYSMAAAAGLSVTLVPVLMGYMIRGRIPTEQSNPLSRWLIRAYQPVLAKVLTYPKTTVAIAAILLVATAWPIMRIGGEFMPPLDEGDLLYMPSALPGLSTGKAAQLLQQTDRLIKTVPEVATVFGKAGRADTATDPAPIEMFETTIQFKPRDQWRSGMTTDKLVEELDRVVKVPGLSNIWVPPIRNRIDMLATGIKSPVGIKVAGTDLKEIDRLATRIEDAVKAVPGVTSALAERLSGGRYVDVDIDRMAAGRYGLNIEDVQSIVSSAIGGDNVGEVVDGLARFPINVRYPRDYRDSVEQLRSLPIVTDRGQHITLSDVARLQVVQGPPMLRSENARLSGWVYVDIRGRDLRSAVQDMQAAVAKAVPMPAGYSLSWSGQFEYLERATAKLKVVVPFTLLIIFVLLYLVFGRLDEALLIMGTLPLALIGGFWLLYLLGYNLSVAGVVGFIALAGVAAEFGVIMLLYLKQAWSEREGRGETSVSALLDAIQEGAVLRVRPKAMTVAVILAGLIPIMWSHGTGSEVMQRIAAPMVGGMVTAPLLSLFVVPAVYLLIRRRQAESVSLSTHPSLPEESQ; translated from the coding sequence ATGATCGCCCGGCTCATTCTTGCTTCCATCCGCAACCGTTTCCTGGTCCTGCTGGTCACGGTCATGCTGACCGCCTGGGGACTGTGGGCCGTGCGCAGCACGCCGCTCGACGCGTTGCCGGACTTGTCCGATGTGCAAGTGATCATCCGCACGCCGTTTCCCGGCCAGGCGCCACAGATTGTCGAGAACCAGGTCACCTATCCACTGACCACGACCATGCTGTCGGTCCCGGGCGCCAAGACCGTACGCGGCTACTCGTTCTTCGGTGACTCGTTTGTCTATGTGCTATTCGAGGACGGCACCGACCTGTATTGGGCGCGCTCCCGCGTGCTGGAATATCTGAACCAGGTGCAATCCCGCCTGCCCGGCGCCGCCAAGCCGGCGCTGGGGCCGGACGCCACCGGCGTCGGCTGGATCTACGAGTACACGCTGGTGGACAAGACCGGCCAGCACGACCTCAGTCAACTGCGTGCGCTCCAGGACTGGTTCTTGCGCTTCGAGCTGAAATCGCTGCCCAATGTTGCCGAGGTCGCGTCCCTCGGCGGCATGGTGAAGCAGTTCCAGGTCGTCCTGATGCCGGACCGGCTACGCGCCTACAACCTGTCGCAGGGCAAGGTGCTTACGGCGCTCAAGGGCGCCAACCAGGAAACCGGCGGCTCGGTGCTGGAATTGGGCGAGGCGGAGTACATGGTCCGGGCCAGCGGCTACCTGAAGACGCTCGATGATTTCCGGCAGATCCCGCTGGTGACCAGCGACGCCGGCATCCCGGTGCGGCTGGGCGATGTCGCCACCGTCCAGCTTGGTCCCGAGATGCGGCGCGGCATCGCCGAGCTCGACGGCCAGGGAGAGGTCGCCGGCGGTGTCATCGTGATGCGCTCGGGCAAGAACGCGCTGGAAACCATCGAAGCGGTCAAAGCCAAACTCGCCACGCTGCAGAAGAGCCTGCCGGCAGGCGTCCAGATCGTCACCACGTACGATCGCTCCGCCCTGATCAACCGGGCGGTGGAAAACCTGACCCACAAGCTGATCGAAGAGTTTATCGTCGTCGCGGTGGTCTGCCTGGTTTTCCTGTTCCACCTGCGCTCCGCGCTGGTTGCCATCGTTTCATTGCCGCTGGGTGTGCTGGCCGCGTTTCTGGTCATGCGATACCAGGGTGTCAATGCCAACATCATGTCGCTGGGCGGCATCGCCATTGCCATCGGCGCCATGGTCGATGCCGCGGTCGTCATGATCGAGAACGCGCACAAGCATCTCGAGCATTGGCATGCGGATAAGCCCGGCCTGGATCTCACCGGCCATGAACGCTGGAGCGTGATCGGCGAGTCGGCGGCTGAGGTTGGACCGGCGCTGTTCTTCTCGCTGCTGATCATCACGCTGTCATTCATTCCGGTGTTCACGCTGGAGGCGCAGGAGGGCCGACTGTTTTCGCCGCTGGCCTTTACCAAGACCTACTCCATGGCCGCGGCGGCGGGCCTCTCCGTCACCCTGGTGCCGGTCCTGATGGGCTACATGATCCGTGGCAGGATCCCCACGGAGCAGTCCAATCCCCTCAGTCGGTGGCTGATTCGCGCCTATCAGCCAGTGTTGGCCAAGGTGCTCACCTACCCGAAGACCACTGTAGCGATCGCGGCAATTCTGCTCGTCGCGACCGCCTGGCCGATCATGCGAATTGGCGGCGAGTTCATGCCGCCTCTCGATGAGGGTGACCTACTCTACATGCCGTCGGCGCTCCCGGGGCTGTCCACCGGCAAGGCAGCGCAGTTGCTGCAGCAGACCGACCGCCTAATCAAGACCGTTCCCGAGGTAGCCACCGTGTTTGGCAAGGCCGGCCGCGCCGACACGGCGACCGACCCGGCGCCCATCGAGATGTTCGAAACCACCATCCAGTTCAAGCCGCGCGACCAGTGGCGTTCCGGCATGACGACGGACAAGCTGGTGGAGGAGCTCGACCGCGTGGTGAAGGTGCCCGGCCTGTCCAATATCTGGGTGCCGCCGATCCGCAACCGCATCGACATGCTCGCCACCGGCATCAAGAGCCCGGTCGGCATTAAGGTGGCGGGCACCGACCTGAAGGAAATTGACCGACTGGCCACGAGGATCGAGGATGCTGTCAAGGCGGTGCCGGGCGTCACCTCTGCACTCGCCGAACGCCTGTCCGGCGGGCGCTACGTCGATGTCGACATAGACCGGATGGCCGCCGGGCGATATGGGCTCAACATCGAGGATGTCCAGAGCATCGTGTCCTCGGCCATCGGTGGCGACAACGTCGGGGAAGTGGTCGACGGGCTGGCGCGCTTTCCGATCAATGTGCGTTATCCACGGGACTACCGCGACTCGGTGGAACAACTGCGCAGCCTGCCCATTGTCACCGACCGTGGCCAGCATATCACGCTGTCCGACGTGGCGCGCCTCCAGGTGGTGCAAGGACCGCCGATGCTGCGCAGCGAAAACGCCCGCCTGTCGGGCTGGGTGTACGTCGATATTCGCGGACGTGACCTGCGTTCGGCCGTCCAGGACATGCAGGCCGCCGTGGCCAAGGCGGTCCCGATGCCAGCGGGCTATTCCCTCAGTTGGTCGGGTCAGTTCGAGTATCTGGAGCGGGCCACCGCGAAGCTGAAGGTGGTGGTGCCGTTCACGCTGCTGATCATCTTCGTGTTGCTGTACCTGGTGTTCGGCCGTCTCGATGAAGCGCTACTGATCATGGGCACGCTGCCGCTGGCGCTCATCGGCGGATTCTGGCTGCTTTACTTGCTGGGCTACAACCTTTCGGTAGCGGGGGTTGTCGGCTTTATCGCCCTTGCCGGCGTGGCAGCCGAGTTCGGCGTCATCATGCTGCTCTACCTGAAGCAAGCCTGGAGCGAACGCGAGGGCCGAGGCGAAACCAGCGTGTCCGCATTGCTGGACGCCATTCAGGAAGGGGCAGTGCTGCGGGTCCGCCCCAAGGCCATGACCGTCGCTGTCATTCTTGCCGGCCTGATTCCCATCATGTGGTCGCATGGCACCGGCTCGGAGGTCATGCAGCGCATTGCGGCTCCGATGGTTGGCGGCATGGTCACCGCGCCATTGCTTTCCCTGTTTGTTGTGCCGGCGGTGTACTTGCTGATACGCAGACGGCAGGCCGAATCTGTCTCACTTTCCACCCACCCCTCACTCCCGGAGGAATCACAATGA